The Benincasa hispida cultivar B227 chromosome 11, ASM972705v1, whole genome shotgun sequence genome has a segment encoding these proteins:
- the LOC120091369 gene encoding 1-acyl-sn-glycerol-3-phosphate acyltransferase 2, with product MAIPAALVILPLGVLFFFSGLVVNLIQAICFVFIRPLSKNGYRRINRLVAELLWLELVWLIDWWAGVKIKVYTDRETLKLMGKEHALVISNHRSDIDWLVGWILAQRSGCLGSTLAVMKKSSKFLPVLGWSMWFSEYLFLERSWAKDEITLKSGLLRLKDFPLPFWLALFVEGTRFTEAKLLAAKEYAIANGLPVPRNVLIPRTKGFVSAVGHMRSFVPAIYDVTVAIPKNSPPPTMLRLFKGQPSVVHVHIKRHSMKELPETDDAIAQWCRDLFVVKDALLDKHVAEDTFSDAELQELGRPIKSLLVAISWTCLLILGSLKLLHGSTFLSSWKGLTFSASGLAIVTVLMQILVRFSQSERSTPAKVVPAKPKTSGEPLDPRRQPKQN from the exons ATGGCGATTCCAGCGGCCCTGGTGATCCTGCCATTGGGCGTTCTATTCTTCTTCTCTGGCCTCGTCGTTAATCTCATTCAG GCAATATGCTTTGTCTTTATAAGGCCGCTATCAAAGAATGGGTACAGAAGGATTAATAGATTGGTTGCAGAACTGTTGTGGTTGGAACTTGTTTGGCTAATTGATTGGTGGGCCGGTGTTAAG ATTAAAGTGTATACAGATCGTGAAACTCTTAAATTAATGG GTAAAGAGCATGCACTTGTTATCTCCAATCATAGAAGTGATATTGATTGGCTTGTTGGATGGATTCTAGCTCAG AGATCTGGATGTCTTGGCAGCACACTAGCTGTAATGAAGAAGTCATCAAAGTTTCTGCCA GTTTTAGGTTGGTCAATGTGGTTTTCAGAGTACCTTTTTCTCGAAAGAAGCTGGGCCAAGGATGAAATTACTTTAAAG TCAGGTCTTTTACGGTTGAAGGACTTCCCTTTGCCTTTTTGGTTGGCACTTTTTGTAGAAGGGACTCGATTTACCGAGGCAAAACTTTTGGCAGCTAAAGAGTATGCAATTGCCAATGGATTACCTGTTCCTAGAAATGTTTTGATTCCACGTACAAAG GGTTTTGTGTCAGCTGTAGGTCATATGCGCTCATTTGTTCCAGCAATTTATGATGTAACGGTAGCTATTCCCAAAAACTCACCTCCACCTACAATGCTAAGACTCTTCAAGGGGCAGCCTTCTGTG GTACATGTGCACATTAAGCGACATTCTATGAAGGAATTGCCTGAGACAGATGATGCCATTGCTCAATGGTGTAGAGATCTGTTTGTAGTAAAg GATGCACTGTTGGATAAGCATGTAGCCGAAGACACCTTTAGCGATGCAGAGTTACAGGAACTTGGTCGGCCAATCAAGTCCCTCTTG GTAGCAATTTCATGGACATGTCTCCTCATCTTGGGGTCCCTCAAGCTTCTTCATGGCTCTACCTTTTTATCTTCATGGAAAGGTCTTACATTCTCAGCTTCTGGCCTCGCCATTGTTACAGTTCTCATGCAAATCCTCGTACGTTTCTCCCAATCGGAGCGGTCAACCCCTGCAAAGGTTGTCCCAGCCAAGCCTAAGACCAGTGGCGAACCACTCGATCCCAGACGACAGCCAAAACAAAACTAG